A genomic window from Rhizobium sp. 007 includes:
- a CDS encoding Gfo/Idh/MocA family oxidoreductase, with protein MEKRRFALIGTGNRGTTMWGKELLAGWREHVDLVAIVEKNSLRGERARTMIGSNAPIYEDIDAMLAEVKPDLVIVCTPDHTHDAIVVRALEAGIDVITEKPMTTAVDKIRRIIDAEKRTGRRVDVSFNYRYAPTAAKIKELLNSGEIGRVSSVDFHWYLNTKHGADYFRRWHAYTENSGSLFVHKATHHFDLLNWYLDSDPEAVTSFADLQNYGRKGPFRGPRCKLCPHTHECDYYLDLEADPFLDTLYEEPSKIDGYFRDGCVFREDIDIPDTMVVSIRYRNNVHVSYSLNTFQPIEGHHLAFNGTKGRIEIRQHEAQPWEVKKEDEILLIRNFPNGKEAVERIIVPHSSGGHYGGDDRMRNMIFKPDMQDRLHQRAGTRAGAMSVLCGIAALQSSRTGKVVNLADLMPELANDDSPNSRRVE; from the coding sequence ATGGAGAAACGCCGTTTTGCACTGATCGGGACAGGAAATCGCGGAACCACCATGTGGGGCAAAGAACTGCTCGCCGGTTGGCGCGAACATGTCGATCTCGTCGCGATCGTCGAAAAGAACTCTCTTCGCGGCGAGCGCGCCCGCACGATGATCGGCAGCAATGCGCCGATCTACGAGGATATCGATGCGATGCTGGCCGAGGTCAAACCGGACCTTGTCATCGTCTGCACGCCGGATCACACGCATGATGCGATCGTCGTGCGGGCGCTGGAGGCCGGGATCGACGTCATCACCGAGAAACCGATGACGACCGCAGTCGACAAGATTCGCCGGATCATCGACGCCGAGAAGCGTACCGGCAGGCGCGTCGACGTGTCCTTCAACTACCGCTATGCGCCGACCGCAGCCAAAATCAAGGAACTGCTCAATTCCGGCGAGATCGGCCGCGTCAGTTCGGTCGATTTCCACTGGTATCTGAACACGAAACACGGCGCCGACTATTTCCGCCGCTGGCACGCCTATACCGAAAATTCCGGCAGCCTCTTCGTCCACAAGGCAACGCACCATTTCGATCTGCTGAACTGGTATCTCGACAGCGATCCCGAAGCCGTGACGTCCTTCGCCGACCTACAGAATTACGGCCGCAAGGGTCCCTTCCGCGGCCCACGCTGCAAGCTCTGTCCGCACACGCATGAATGCGACTACTATCTCGATCTGGAGGCAGATCCCTTCCTGGATACACTCTACGAGGAACCGTCGAAGATCGACGGATATTTTCGCGACGGCTGCGTCTTCCGCGAGGATATCGACATTCCGGACACGATGGTCGTCAGCATCCGCTATCGAAACAACGTGCATGTCTCCTATTCGCTGAACACCTTCCAGCCGATCGAAGGCCACCATCTGGCATTCAACGGCACCAAAGGCCGAATCGAAATCCGCCAGCATGAAGCCCAACCCTGGGAGGTGAAGAAAGAGGATGAGATCCTGCTGATCCGGAATTTCCCCAATGGGAAGGAGGCGGTCGAGCGTATCATCGTGCCGCATTCCTCCGGCGGCCACTACGGCGGGGACGACCGGATGCGCAATATGATCTTCAAGCCGGACATGCAGGACAGGCTTCATCAGCGTGCGGGAACGCGTGCCGGGGCCATGTCGGTGCTTTGCGGCATTGCAGCGCTTCAGAGCTCCCGCACCGGCAAGGTCGTCAATCTCGCCGATCTGATGCCCGAGCTTGCCAATGACGACTCACCGAATTCCCGCAGGGTTGAATAG
- a CDS encoding efflux RND transporter permease subunit, with amino-acid sequence MKKFNLSDWALEHRSLVWYFMIVFILAGAFSYIGLGREEDPDFTIKTMIIQAQWPGASAEEVTKQVTDRIEKKLEELESLDYTRSETVAGRTTIFVELLPTTKARDVNPTWVRVRNMIDDIKGDFPSGVVGPFFNDRFGDVFGNIYAFTSDGLTQRQLRDLVEDARAKVLTVPNVGKVDIIGAQDEAIYLEFSTRKIAALGIDQQSVIETLQAQNAVTQSGFVDAGPERIALRVGGQFTSEESLKSINLRVNDRFFPLTDVATIKRGYVDPPSSLFRYNGQPAIGLAIGMKTGANLLEFGKALDQQMDRIVTDLPIGVDVQRVSDQPHVVDEAVSGFTRALFEAVVIVLAISFISLGVRAGLVVAISIPLVLAITFLVMAYSGISLQRISLGALIIALGLLVDDAMIAVEMMVARLEAGDDLKKAATHVYTSTAFPMLTGTLVTVAGFIPIGLNNSAAGEFTFTLFVVIAVSLLVSWIVAVLFTPLLGVSILPKTMKSHHDQKGRLARAFSWLLNLSMRWRWITIGATVVAFALSVGGMSLVQQQFFPSSDRAELIVDWNLPHNSSIFETNRQMAKFEQEMLANNKDIEHWTSYVGQGAPRFILSFDVQTPDVSFGQTVIVTKGLDVRDKVKSELQDYLTKTFPGTDAFVKLLDIGPPVGKPVQYRISGPDIQKVRDIAQQFAGIVGQHPLLSNMTFDWNEPSRVVKVDVLQDKARQLGVSSQDIATTLNGIVEGSSATQIRDNIYLIDVIGRAQTSERGSIETLQNLQLPGSNGKSVPLSAVANFRYELEQPTIWRRTRTPTITIKAAVVGPTQPATIVTELQPKVDAFRKGLPAGYSIANGGSVEESAKAQGPIAAVAPLMLFAMATILMIQLQSFSRLFLVFAVAPTALIGVVIALLFSNAPMGFVAILGVLALIGILIRNSVILVVQIEQLRSEGVPPWRAVVEATEHRMRPIMLTAAAATLALIPISREVFWGPMAYAMMGGIVVGTALTLLFLPALYVAWFRVGRENLGERKPAHS; translated from the coding sequence GTGAAAAAATTCAATCTTTCCGACTGGGCGCTCGAGCACCGTTCGCTCGTCTGGTATTTCATGATCGTCTTCATTCTTGCCGGCGCGTTTTCCTACATCGGTCTGGGCCGTGAAGAAGACCCGGACTTCACCATCAAGACCATGATCATCCAGGCGCAATGGCCTGGTGCATCCGCCGAGGAAGTAACCAAGCAGGTTACCGACCGTATCGAGAAGAAGCTCGAAGAGCTGGAGTCGCTTGACTACACGCGCAGCGAGACGGTTGCCGGACGGACAACGATTTTCGTGGAGCTATTGCCGACCACCAAGGCCCGGGATGTCAACCCAACCTGGGTGCGCGTCCGCAACATGATCGACGATATCAAGGGAGATTTTCCGAGCGGCGTCGTGGGGCCGTTTTTCAACGACCGCTTCGGCGACGTCTTCGGCAATATCTACGCCTTCACCAGCGACGGGCTCACGCAGCGCCAGCTTCGCGACCTTGTCGAGGACGCCCGCGCAAAAGTCTTGACCGTTCCCAATGTCGGCAAGGTGGACATTATCGGTGCGCAAGACGAAGCGATCTACCTTGAATTTTCGACCCGAAAGATTGCGGCCCTTGGTATCGACCAGCAATCGGTTATCGAGACGCTGCAGGCGCAGAACGCCGTCACTCAGTCGGGTTTCGTTGACGCCGGCCCCGAGCGTATCGCCTTGCGCGTCGGCGGTCAGTTTACATCGGAGGAAAGCCTCAAGTCGATCAATCTGCGTGTCAATGACCGGTTCTTTCCGCTGACCGATGTTGCCACGATCAAACGCGGCTATGTCGATCCTCCGTCGTCGCTGTTCAGATATAACGGTCAGCCCGCGATCGGTCTCGCCATCGGCATGAAGACCGGGGCAAATCTGCTGGAATTCGGCAAGGCGCTCGACCAGCAGATGGATCGCATCGTGACCGATCTGCCGATCGGCGTGGATGTCCAGCGCGTTTCCGATCAGCCTCACGTCGTCGACGAAGCTGTCTCGGGCTTCACGCGCGCTCTGTTCGAAGCGGTCGTCATCGTCCTTGCGATCAGTTTCATCAGCTTAGGCGTTCGCGCGGGCCTGGTTGTCGCAATCTCGATCCCGCTCGTTCTGGCGATCACGTTCCTCGTCATGGCCTATTCGGGCATTTCGCTGCAGCGTATTTCGCTCGGCGCGCTGATCATTGCGCTTGGCCTTCTCGTCGACGATGCGATGATTGCCGTCGAGATGATGGTCGCCCGGCTCGAGGCAGGAGACGATCTGAAAAAAGCAGCAACACATGTCTACACGTCTACGGCCTTCCCGATGCTCACGGGCACGCTTGTAACGGTCGCCGGCTTCATTCCCATCGGCTTGAATAACAGTGCCGCGGGCGAATTCACCTTCACGCTTTTCGTGGTGATTGCTGTCTCGCTCCTGGTCTCATGGATCGTCGCAGTGTTGTTCACGCCACTTTTGGGCGTGAGCATCCTTCCGAAGACGATGAAGTCGCATCATGATCAGAAAGGCCGGCTGGCGAGAGCTTTTTCGTGGCTTTTGAACCTTTCCATGCGGTGGCGCTGGATCACCATCGGCGCGACAGTCGTTGCCTTCGCGCTCTCCGTCGGTGGAATGAGCCTTGTGCAACAGCAGTTCTTCCCTTCCTCGGACAGGGCCGAACTGATCGTCGATTGGAACTTGCCGCACAACAGTTCGATCTTCGAGACGAACAGGCAGATGGCCAAGTTCGAGCAGGAGATGCTCGCGAACAATAAGGATATAGAGCACTGGACGAGTTATGTCGGACAAGGTGCTCCCCGCTTCATCCTGTCCTTCGATGTTCAGACGCCCGACGTGTCGTTCGGGCAGACCGTCATCGTGACCAAGGGGCTTGATGTTCGCGACAAGGTCAAGAGCGAACTGCAGGACTATCTGACGAAAACCTTCCCGGGGACCGATGCGTTCGTAAAGCTTCTGGACATCGGGCCTCCGGTCGGCAAGCCTGTCCAATATCGCATCAGCGGGCCGGATATCCAGAAGGTTCGCGATATCGCCCAGCAATTTGCGGGCATCGTCGGCCAGCATCCGCTGCTCTCCAACATGACCTTTGACTGGAATGAACCGTCGCGCGTCGTGAAGGTCGATGTTCTGCAGGACAAGGCGCGGCAACTGGGCGTCTCGTCGCAAGACATTGCAACAACCCTTAACGGGATCGTGGAGGGATCGTCGGCCACGCAGATCAGGGACAACATCTATCTCATAGATGTGATCGGCAGGGCCCAAACCTCGGAGCGCGGCTCCATCGAGACGCTGCAGAACCTTCAGCTGCCTGGCTCAAACGGCAAATCGGTACCGCTCTCTGCAGTTGCCAATTTCCGCTACGAGCTGGAGCAGCCGACGATCTGGCGTCGCACCCGCACGCCGACAATCACCATCAAGGCTGCCGTCGTCGGGCCGACACAGCCGGCGACTATCGTCACCGAACTGCAGCCCAAAGTCGATGCGTTCCGCAAAGGTCTTCCAGCCGGCTACAGCATCGCCAACGGCGGTTCCGTCGAGGAAAGCGCGAAGGCGCAAGGACCGATCGCTGCGGTCGCGCCGCTGATGTTGTTTGCCATGGCGACGATCCTCATGATCCAGTTGCAAAGCTTCAGCAGGTTGTTCCTGGTGTTCGCAGTGGCTCCGACGGCACTCATCGGTGTGGTTATAGCACTGCTCTTCAGTAACGCGCCCATGGGATTCGTCGCAATTCTTGGCGTGCTTGCGCTGATAGGGATCCTGATCCGGAACTCTGTCATCCTGGTCGTGCAGATCGAACAGCTTCGGAGCGAAGGCGTGCCCCCATGGCGCGCCGTCGTCGAGGCGACGGAGCACCGGATGCGTCCGATCATGCTGACTGCGGCGGCCGCGACCCTGGCGCTCATTCCAATCTCCCGGGAAGTCTTCTGGGGTCCCATGGCCTACGCCATGATGGGGGGCATTGTCGTCGGTACCGCACTGACGCTTCTTTTCCTTCCGGCGCTCTATGTGGCGTGGTTCCGGGTAGGGAGAGAGAATCTGGGGGAGCGGAAACCCGCACATTCCTAG
- a CDS encoding DUF2264 domain-containing protein, with amino-acid sequence MTYDPASANPLAGNPLETREDMGRALLDLFDPLLPYFSKGNARVRLDGAGAHFDRAAADLEGFARPLWGLAPLGAGNGRFEHWERFAEGLANGADPQHPEYWGTVNGRDQRMVELAALGFALALVPEKIWEPLDGHSRNNVIAYLKHARQFDYADNNWKFFRIFVDIALDRLGADFDRSLTRQYLEELEGFYIGDGWYRDGNVRRIDHYIPFAMHFYGLIYSKLVDDDYAKRYRERAVLFAKDFKNWFAADGATIPFGRSLTYRFACAGFWSALAFADLEALPWGEVKHLCLQHLRWWRDKPMTNRDGILTIGFGYPNLLMSESYNSAGSPYWAFKAFLPLAIPADHPFWTSKETAPEAVAVSPQRHPGMVMIRAGGDVVALSSGQENLQMRFGTEKYAKFAYSARYGFSVEADERNFAGGAFDSALAFSDDGLHYRVRETNAEAKIAGNVLYSKWSPFKDVSVETWLVPAAPWHIRVHRINTPRALQTSEGGFAIAKRDFDLDTLSAEAGTAHVIGESDFSGIADLGSTVTRTGLAQKALPNTNLIVAKTLVPQLRGEIPAGETVLITAVLAVNDPQAVSGVWVKRPVVPDIGALEQQVKERGVTVSAIVAPGQMP; translated from the coding sequence ATGACCTATGATCCGGCCAGCGCCAATCCGCTTGCAGGCAACCCGCTCGAAACCCGCGAGGACATGGGCCGCGCGCTTCTCGATCTCTTCGATCCACTGCTGCCCTATTTTTCGAAGGGCAATGCCCGCGTGCGGCTGGATGGCGCCGGCGCGCATTTCGATCGTGCCGCGGCCGATCTGGAAGGCTTCGCCCGGCCTCTGTGGGGTCTTGCTCCTTTGGGTGCGGGAAACGGCCGGTTCGAGCATTGGGAACGTTTCGCCGAAGGTCTCGCTAATGGCGCCGATCCGCAGCATCCGGAATATTGGGGCACGGTCAACGGCCGCGACCAGCGCATGGTGGAGCTTGCCGCGCTCGGTTTTGCGCTGGCGCTTGTCCCGGAAAAGATCTGGGAGCCACTCGATGGGCATTCCCGGAACAACGTCATCGCTTATCTCAAACACGCACGCCAGTTTGACTACGCCGACAACAACTGGAAGTTCTTCCGCATTTTCGTCGATATCGCGCTTGACCGATTGGGCGCGGATTTCGATCGCAGCCTCACTAGGCAATATCTGGAAGAGCTGGAGGGCTTCTATATCGGCGATGGCTGGTATCGCGACGGCAATGTCCGCCGTATCGATCACTACATTCCCTTCGCGATGCACTTTTACGGCCTGATTTATTCGAAGCTTGTCGATGATGACTATGCCAAGCGATACCGCGAACGGGCAGTGCTCTTTGCGAAGGATTTCAAGAACTGGTTTGCAGCCGATGGTGCGACGATCCCCTTCGGCCGCAGCCTGACATACCGTTTCGCCTGCGCAGGTTTCTGGTCGGCGCTTGCCTTCGCCGACCTCGAAGCTTTGCCCTGGGGTGAAGTCAAGCATCTTTGCCTCCAGCATCTGCGCTGGTGGAGGGACAAGCCGATGACGAACCGAGACGGCATCCTTACAATCGGTTTCGGCTATCCCAATCTGCTGATGTCGGAGAGTTATAATTCTGCAGGCTCGCCCTATTGGGCTTTCAAGGCCTTCTTGCCGCTCGCAATTCCAGCAGATCATCCGTTCTGGACGTCAAAGGAGACGGCGCCGGAAGCGGTCGCCGTCTCCCCGCAGCGCCATCCGGGCATGGTCATGATACGGGCGGGCGGCGATGTCGTGGCGCTTTCTTCCGGCCAGGAAAATTTGCAGATGCGGTTTGGAACGGAAAAATACGCAAAATTCGCATATTCAGCGCGCTACGGATTCAGTGTTGAGGCCGACGAGCGAAATTTCGCCGGCGGCGCTTTTGATTCGGCGCTGGCTTTCAGCGACGATGGATTGCATTACCGAGTTCGCGAGACGAATGCGGAAGCCAAGATTGCCGGCAACGTGCTTTATTCGAAGTGGTCGCCGTTCAAGGATGTCTCGGTCGAAACATGGCTCGTACCGGCAGCGCCCTGGCATATTCGCGTTCACAGGATCAATACGCCACGTGCGCTGCAGACGTCCGAAGGCGGCTTCGCGATCGCCAAACGGGATTTCGATCTTGATACGCTTTCGGCAGAAGCAGGTACCGCGCATGTCATCGGCGAGAGTGACTTTTCCGGCATCGCCGATCTTGGCTCGACCGTGACGCGCACCGGCCTTGCGCAGAAGGCCTTGCCGAATACGAACCTCATTGTTGCAAAGACATTGGTGCCGCAGTTGCGCGGCGAGATCCCCGCAGGTGAGACCGTGCTGATCACGGCAGTGCTCGCAGTCAATGATCCGCAAGCTGTTTCCGGGGTTTGGGTGAAGCGCCCTGTTGTTCCGGACATCGGAGCTTTGGAACAGCAGGTGAAGGAACGCGGCGTGACGGTCAGCGCCATTGTCGCGCCGGGACAGATGCCATGA
- a CDS encoding ABC transporter substrate-binding protein: protein MQINRRSFLMGSAGVATGLAFGAGSAIPAFAEDAQLRAMWWGSNDRAKRTLEVAKLYQTKTPGVTIVGESLSGDGYWTKLATQMAGRAIADVFQLEPSTISDYSKRGACMPLDEFVPSALKVDTFGKDMLKLTTVDSKLYGIGLGLNSFALFFDQTIFEKAGLPLPTPDLTWDEYAKLAVELTKAGGKDNYWGGPYGARYAYVFDAWLRQRGKSLYANGSLGFDVEDAKEWYSFWEDLRKKGGTVAADVQTLDQNTIDTNCLALGKSAIGMAYSNQLVGYQLISKNKLAITMLPRERKGGPSGHYYRPALIWSIGATTKNGEAAAKFIDFFVNDIDAGKILGVERGVPMSATVREAILPNLNPTEQDTVKYVNLLKDQVGDYPAPAPLGATEFDQRVLRPLADELAFERTTPADAAARLVEQGKATIRS from the coding sequence ATGCAGATCAATCGACGTTCATTTCTGATGGGCTCGGCCGGTGTGGCTACGGGCCTCGCATTCGGCGCGGGTAGTGCCATCCCGGCATTTGCCGAAGACGCGCAACTGCGTGCGATGTGGTGGGGTTCTAACGACCGCGCCAAGCGTACGCTGGAGGTTGCAAAGCTCTATCAGACCAAGACGCCGGGCGTCACGATCGTCGGCGAGTCGCTCAGCGGCGACGGCTATTGGACGAAGCTCGCGACGCAGATGGCTGGCCGCGCGATCGCCGATGTGTTCCAGCTCGAGCCCAGCACGATCTCCGATTACTCAAAGCGCGGCGCCTGCATGCCGCTCGACGAGTTCGTTCCCTCGGCTCTCAAGGTCGACACCTTCGGCAAGGATATGCTGAAGCTGACGACCGTCGACAGCAAGCTCTATGGCATCGGCCTCGGCCTTAACTCCTTTGCGCTCTTTTTCGATCAGACCATCTTTGAAAAAGCTGGACTTCCCTTGCCGACGCCGGACCTCACTTGGGACGAATATGCCAAACTGGCCGTCGAGCTTACAAAAGCTGGCGGCAAGGACAATTACTGGGGCGGCCCTTACGGCGCGCGCTATGCCTATGTCTTCGATGCCTGGCTGCGCCAGCGCGGCAAGAGCCTTTACGCCAATGGCAGCCTGGGCTTCGACGTCGAGGATGCCAAGGAGTGGTACAGCTTCTGGGAGGACCTGCGCAAAAAGGGTGGCACGGTCGCGGCGGATGTACAGACGCTCGACCAGAACACCATCGACACCAACTGCCTGGCGCTTGGCAAATCGGCGATCGGCATGGCTTATTCAAACCAGCTCGTCGGCTATCAGCTGATCTCGAAGAATAAACTGGCGATCACCATGCTGCCGCGCGAAAGGAAGGGTGGTCCCTCCGGCCATTACTACCGTCCCGCGCTTATCTGGAGCATCGGAGCGACGACGAAGAACGGCGAAGCGGCGGCCAAGTTCATCGACTTCTTCGTCAACGACATCGACGCCGGCAAGATCCTCGGAGTGGAACGGGGCGTACCAATGTCGGCGACCGTCCGCGAGGCGATCCTGCCGAACCTTAACCCGACGGAGCAGGATACCGTCAAGTACGTCAACCTTCTTAAGGATCAGGTCGGCGATTACCCGGCACCTGCCCCGCTTGGCGCGACGGAATTCGACCAGCGCGTCCTTCGGCCCCTCGCTGACGAGCTCGCGTTCGAACGCACGACGCCCGCCGATGCCGCCGCTCGCCTGGTGGAACAAGGCAAGGCAACGATCAGAAGCTGA
- a CDS encoding efflux RND transporter periplasmic adaptor subunit: MSIRVTPGLLLLGPLLLSSCQRQDEAREEPPRPVLSVVARSTAASSLSLPGTVEAKIETELGFRVLGRVIARKVSVGDIVKKGDVVAAIDPLALELALRSAQSELSNAQAQLTNAVSTEERQRSLTETRSGSEAAFEEAQLGRRSAVAAVAKGQANLDKAEEQLSYAQLRAEFDGVVTATSAEVGQVVAAGQSMATIARPDQRDAVIDIPDASFDGLKVGSPFEVSLQLDPTIRASGVVREIAPEAETTTRTRRTKITLVNPPAAFRLGAVVTATATIAAQPLILLPSSSVLMKDGKPNVWVVDTTAGKVSIRAIKMDGDVAEGGNIRIAEGVNPGERVVVAGVHKLTDGQAVRVDQGENP, encoded by the coding sequence ATGAGTATCCGTGTAACACCCGGGCTGCTGCTCCTTGGGCCATTGCTGCTGTCGTCTTGCCAGAGGCAGGATGAAGCGCGTGAGGAACCGCCCCGCCCCGTTCTTTCCGTTGTCGCCAGATCAACAGCGGCGTCGTCCCTGAGCCTGCCAGGCACAGTCGAGGCCAAGATCGAGACCGAACTTGGATTTCGCGTCCTCGGACGGGTGATAGCCCGCAAGGTCAGCGTCGGCGACATCGTCAAGAAGGGTGACGTCGTTGCCGCCATTGATCCGCTGGCGCTAGAGCTTGCGCTCAGAAGCGCGCAGTCCGAGCTCTCAAATGCGCAGGCACAGCTGACAAATGCTGTCTCCACGGAAGAGCGGCAACGGAGTCTGACCGAAACAAGGTCTGGAAGCGAGGCCGCTTTCGAGGAGGCTCAACTGGGGCGGCGGAGTGCCGTTGCTGCCGTTGCAAAAGGGCAGGCCAATCTGGACAAGGCCGAAGAACAATTGAGCTATGCGCAGCTTCGCGCAGAGTTCGATGGCGTTGTGACGGCCACCTCTGCGGAAGTGGGCCAGGTTGTCGCCGCAGGCCAGAGCATGGCCACCATTGCCCGTCCCGATCAGCGGGATGCGGTCATTGATATACCGGATGCGAGCTTCGACGGCCTCAAGGTGGGATCACCCTTCGAGGTCTCCCTCCAGCTAGATCCAACCATTCGCGCGAGCGGTGTCGTTAGAGAAATTGCACCCGAAGCCGAGACGACGACCCGTACACGCCGCACGAAGATAACGCTCGTCAACCCGCCGGCGGCGTTTCGCCTGGGCGCGGTCGTGACGGCAACTGCGACCATTGCCGCCCAGCCACTGATCCTGCTCCCATCGTCCTCGGTGCTGATGAAGGATGGGAAACCGAACGTCTGGGTCGTCGATACGACGGCCGGCAAGGTCTCCATTCGGGCGATCAAGATGGACGGAGACGTTGCGGAAGGAGGCAACATTCGCATCGCTGAAGGCGTCAATCCGGGCGAACGCGTCGTCGTTGCTGGTGTTCACAAGCTTACTGACGGCCAGGCTGTCAGGGTGGATCAAGGGGAAAACCCGTGA
- a CDS encoding hydroxyacid dehydrogenase, which yields MSRPGIALAMHPERTEHVVSDELLQRLEVIGRLLDREPLQNFSDERARRVLPETEILITGWGAPQVGGEVLAAARRLKIVAHAAGTVKGIIGEEIFRAGIAVSHAAEANATPVAEFTLAAILFAGKQVFRFRDRYVADRNRDRTHPMQRLAIGNYRRTVGIIGASRIGRRVIELLEPFDYQLVLFDPTISMAEAQGVGAEKVDLDTLMRVSDIISLHAPSLPSTQHMIDADRLALMKDGATLINTARGAIIDEAALLATLATGRIDAIIDVTDPEIPEPSSAFYDLPNLFLTPHIAGAVGLERMRLGEMAVDEIERFLKGEPLRYGVTLADLEKMA from the coding sequence ATGAGCCGTCCCGGCATCGCGCTTGCCATGCATCCGGAGCGCACGGAACATGTCGTGTCGGATGAGTTGCTTCAACGCCTTGAAGTCATCGGCCGCTTGCTCGACCGCGAGCCGCTGCAGAATTTCTCTGATGAGCGCGCCCGGCGCGTGCTCCCGGAGACGGAAATCCTCATTACAGGCTGGGGGGCGCCGCAGGTGGGCGGTGAGGTGCTTGCCGCAGCGAGGCGTTTGAAGATTGTCGCTCATGCGGCGGGCACCGTCAAAGGCATTATCGGTGAAGAGATTTTCAGGGCCGGGATTGCGGTCAGCCATGCCGCGGAAGCCAATGCCACACCGGTCGCGGAGTTTACGCTCGCAGCCATTCTCTTTGCCGGCAAACAGGTTTTCCGCTTCCGCGACCGTTACGTGGCAGACCGCAACCGTGACCGCACCCATCCGATGCAGCGTTTGGCGATCGGCAACTACCGGCGCACAGTCGGCATCATTGGTGCATCGCGGATCGGCCGTCGCGTCATCGAGTTGCTGGAGCCGTTTGACTACCAGCTTGTCCTTTTCGATCCGACGATTAGCATGGCTGAAGCCCAGGGGGTTGGAGCAGAGAAGGTCGATCTGGATACGCTCATGAGGGTTTCCGACATCATTTCGCTTCACGCGCCGTCCCTGCCTTCCACGCAACATATGATCGATGCGGACAGGCTGGCTTTGATGAAGGACGGCGCAACGCTCATCAACACGGCTAGGGGCGCAATCATCGATGAAGCTGCGCTGCTGGCGACGCTTGCAACCGGCCGCATCGATGCCATCATCGATGTCACCGACCCGGAAATCCCCGAGCCTTCATCGGCCTTTTACGATCTGCCGAATCTGTTCCTGACGCCCCATATTGCAGGCGCCGTCGGACTGGAGCGCATGCGCCTCGGCGAAATGGCGGTGGACGAGATCGAACGTTTCTTAAAGGGCGAGCCGCTTCGTTACGGCGTCACCCTCGCGGATCTCGAAAAGATGGCCTGA
- a CDS encoding LacI family DNA-binding transcriptional regulator, with product MNEIKPRRPRQADIAALAGVSVSTVSRVLANEPGISESVREHILRVAAEHGYQVRSAPEAVPGGLALIASDGVTGGLSVFYESIVEGLRTAAAEHGMSFEVRLIREDRATPEVIRDYLKSARAEGLFLVGIDPSGALRGWIDDEKVPVVLVNGTDPQLRLDGVSPSNFFGAFQAAQRLLKAGHRRILHLTGSHRNTIRERVRGFEAAITSIPDAEGRLVPMTFHGSASREAHELTAAILAENAGFTAAFCMNDFIAVGVLEAVTEAGLRVPEDFAIVGFDDLPCALMTNPPLSTMRVDRAALGREAIGLMMSRFRDRAAPARHVCHGVIPVAGGTVSDVATS from the coding sequence ATGAACGAAATCAAACCCAGACGGCCGCGTCAGGCCGACATCGCAGCCTTGGCAGGCGTCTCCGTTTCGACGGTTTCACGCGTGCTTGCCAATGAGCCAGGCATAAGCGAGAGCGTGCGCGAGCATATTCTGAGGGTGGCGGCAGAGCATGGATACCAGGTGAGGTCTGCTCCGGAAGCGGTTCCGGGCGGACTTGCGCTGATTGCCAGCGATGGGGTCACGGGCGGACTGAGCGTTTTCTACGAGTCAATCGTCGAGGGTCTGCGTACGGCGGCAGCCGAGCACGGCATGTCGTTTGAGGTTCGCCTCATCCGGGAAGACCGCGCGACGCCCGAGGTCATTCGAGACTATTTGAAGTCGGCGCGTGCCGAGGGTCTCTTTCTCGTCGGCATCGATCCGAGTGGGGCTTTGCGCGGCTGGATCGACGACGAGAAGGTTCCGGTTGTCCTCGTCAACGGGACGGATCCTCAGCTCCGCCTCGACGGTGTTTCGCCTTCCAATTTTTTCGGCGCCTTTCAGGCTGCCCAGCGGCTGCTGAAGGCCGGTCACCGCCGCATCCTCCATCTGACCGGTTCCCACCGCAATACGATCCGCGAGCGTGTTCGCGGTTTCGAGGCGGCGATAACCTCGATCCCGGATGCCGAAGGCCGGCTTGTGCCGATGACGTTTCATGGCAGTGCCAGCCGCGAGGCGCATGAGCTGACGGCGGCGATTCTTGCGGAGAACGCCGGGTTCACTGCCGCCTTCTGCATGAACGATTTTATCGCAGTCGGTGTCTTGGAAGCCGTCACGGAAGCTGGCCTTCGGGTGCCGGAAGACTTCGCGATCGTCGGTTTCGACGATCTGCCCTGCGCATTGATGACCAATCCGCCGCTTTCCACCATGCGCGTCGATCGTGCGGCGCTTGGGCGGGAGGCGATCGGTCTGATGATGTCGCGTTTCCGCGACCGGGCGGCCCCCGCCCGTCATGTATGCCACGGGGTCATCCCCGTTGCCGGGGGCACCGTATCTGATGTTGCAACCTCATGA